A part of Candidatus Binatia bacterium genomic DNA contains:
- the bioB gene encoding biotin synthase BioB: MSIVSSNDAGQAASPFTELAERALRGEALSREQARAVLATPDELLADLLRAAFVVRERYWGRRVKLCVLQNARSGLCPEDCSYCSQSKVSAADIDTYRLLPQDELLRGAEAAVARGARRYCMVTSGRGPSERDIQQLCAATREIKRRYPELEICVSLGLMDDSQAQRLAEAGVGWVNHNLNTSERFYPKICTTHTYADRVSTVRAAKRAGLNTCCGGIIGMGEDDEDVIDLGFALRELQVDSLPVNFLHAIDGTPLGGRPKTSPTRALRALCLMRFLNPEADIRAAGGREHTLGDWQALALYPANSIFVNGYLTTPGQAVAEAQQMVASIGFELETE, translated from the coding sequence ATGTCGATCGTCAGCAGCAACGACGCCGGGCAGGCGGCGTCCCCGTTCACCGAGCTCGCCGAGCGCGCGCTGCGCGGCGAGGCGCTGAGCCGGGAGCAGGCGCGCGCCGTCCTCGCCACCCCGGACGAGCTGCTGGCCGATCTGCTGCGCGCCGCCTTCGTCGTGCGCGAGCGCTACTGGGGACGGCGGGTGAAGCTCTGCGTGCTGCAGAACGCGCGCTCCGGCCTCTGCCCCGAGGACTGCAGCTACTGCTCGCAATCCAAGGTGTCGGCGGCGGACATCGACACCTACCGCCTGCTGCCGCAGGACGAGCTGCTGCGCGGCGCCGAGGCCGCGGTCGCGCGCGGCGCGCGCCGCTACTGCATGGTGACGAGCGGCCGCGGTCCGAGCGAGCGCGACATCCAGCAGCTCTGCGCCGCGACGCGCGAGATCAAGCGTCGCTACCCGGAGCTCGAGATCTGCGTGTCGCTCGGCTTGATGGACGACTCGCAGGCGCAGCGTCTCGCGGAGGCGGGCGTCGGCTGGGTCAACCACAACCTGAACACCAGCGAGCGCTTCTACCCGAAGATCTGCACGACGCACACCTACGCCGACCGCGTCTCGACCGTGCGCGCCGCGAAGCGTGCGGGCCTCAACACCTGCTGCGGCGGCATCATCGGGATGGGCGAGGATGACGAGGACGTGATCGACCTCGGCTTCGCGCTGCGCGAGCTGCAAGTCGACTCGCTGCCGGTCAACTTCCTGCACGCGATCGACGGCACGCCGCTCGGCGGCCGTCCGAAGACCAGCCCGACGCGGGCGCTGCGCGCGCTCTGCCTGATGCGCTTCCTGAACCCCGAGGCCGACATCCGCGCCGCGGGCGGACGCGAGCACACGCTCGGCGACTGGCAGGCGCTGGCGCTCTACCCGGCGAACTCGATCTTCGTGAACGGCTACCTGACGACGCCGGGTCAGGCCGTGGCCGAAGCGCAGCAGATGGTCGCGAGCATCGGCTTCGAGCTCGAGACGGAGTAG
- a CDS encoding HEAT repeat domain-containing protein produces the protein MSAAMDELRRELVQGLRGDAAARREALARIAALPRETIGALIEDELAAALTDTLGAAHRTDQRGAADVIAPLLPLSDTLCAALRAALASPSARLRWGVAYTLGRGLDATPELWPAALETMMLDDGDQRWAAAELACKIARRDPSVLDEIRAALGGASATLRKMALYCLRDLEAPDAPRLAHELLRDPDAGVRLAALSCVLRAGSGAELAREAAATIAALLVDDPDAGVRRAAAATLGKLGVADPGVFAALERASRSEDPSLARAAAAALQALAPARGPTPGGSAPG, from the coding sequence GTGAGCGCAGCGATGGACGAGCTGCGGCGCGAGCTCGTGCAGGGCCTGCGCGGCGACGCCGCGGCGCGCAGAGAAGCGCTCGCCCGCATCGCCGCGCTGCCGCGCGAGACCATCGGCGCGCTGATCGAGGACGAGCTCGCAGCGGCGCTCACCGACACGCTCGGCGCCGCGCACCGCACCGACCAGCGCGGGGCGGCGGACGTCATCGCGCCGTTGCTGCCGCTGTCCGACACGCTCTGCGCTGCGCTGCGCGCGGCGCTCGCCTCGCCCTCGGCGCGCCTGCGCTGGGGCGTCGCGTACACGCTCGGCCGCGGCCTCGACGCGACGCCCGAGCTCTGGCCGGCGGCGCTCGAGACGATGATGCTTGACGACGGCGACCAGCGCTGGGCCGCGGCGGAGCTCGCGTGCAAGATCGCGCGCCGCGACCCGAGCGTCCTCGACGAGATCCGCGCGGCGCTCGGTGGCGCATCGGCGACGCTGCGCAAGATGGCGCTCTACTGCCTGCGCGACCTGGAGGCGCCCGACGCACCTCGGCTCGCGCACGAGCTGCTGCGCGATCCCGACGCGGGCGTGCGGCTGGCGGCGCTGTCGTGCGTGCTGCGCGCGGGGTCGGGAGCGGAGCTCGCGCGCGAGGCGGCGGCGACGATCGCCGCGCTGCTCGTGGACGACCCGGACGCCGGCGTCCGGCGCGCGGCGGCCGCGACGCTCGGCAAGCTCGGCGTCGCCGATCCGGGCGTCTTCGCGGCGCTCGAGCGGGCGTCACGCTCCGAGGACCCGAGCCTCGCCCGCGCCGCCGCCGCGGCCCTGCAGGCGCTCGCCCCGGCTCGAGGCCCCACCCCCGGCGGGTCCGCGCCGGGTTGA
- a CDS encoding long-chain fatty acid--CoA ligase, with product MPALDDIAHDVLAWMASDPEPGERGADAEARFDALARAAFAFQYEANPAYRAFCDRRRRTPDTVAGWRDIPAVPTAAFKTLDLACAPPEKVFLTSGTTRGKEQRGRHPVPRLDLYRTGALVHFRRMVLPDGACPRMVGLLGSPELLPDSSLTQMVEWLREDVAGGDGEYLVDEHGFDPARAADRIEQLAADGRPLCLIGVRVVFTSLFEWCAREERVLELPAGSRVVDTGGSKGGRTLSDAGFLAACWNVVGVPGYYCVNEYGMTELCSQFYDDVLAARFAGENRPRRKLGPAWTRTVAVDPATLAPVPDGEPGLLCHFDLANAGSVLAVQTEDVGVMEADGRFRLLGRAPGAEPRGCALALADLLAAAP from the coding sequence TTGCCCGCGCTCGACGACATCGCGCACGACGTCCTCGCCTGGATGGCGAGCGACCCGGAGCCCGGCGAGCGGGGAGCCGACGCCGAGGCGCGCTTCGATGCGCTCGCGCGGGCGGCGTTCGCCTTCCAGTACGAGGCGAATCCCGCCTACCGCGCGTTCTGCGACCGGCGCCGGCGCACGCCCGACACCGTCGCGGGCTGGCGCGACATCCCCGCGGTGCCGACGGCGGCGTTCAAGACGCTCGATCTCGCCTGCGCGCCGCCCGAGAAGGTCTTCCTCACCAGCGGCACGACCCGCGGCAAGGAGCAGCGCGGCCGACACCCGGTGCCGCGCCTCGACCTCTACCGCACGGGCGCGCTCGTCCACTTCCGCCGCATGGTGCTGCCCGACGGGGCATGCCCGCGCATGGTCGGCCTGCTCGGCTCGCCCGAGCTGCTTCCCGACTCGTCGCTCACCCAGATGGTCGAGTGGCTGCGCGAGGACGTCGCGGGCGGCGACGGCGAGTACCTGGTCGACGAGCACGGCTTCGATCCCGCGCGCGCCGCGGATCGGATCGAGCAGCTCGCCGCGGACGGCCGCCCGCTCTGCCTGATCGGCGTCCGCGTCGTGTTCACGAGCCTGTTCGAATGGTGCGCGCGCGAGGAGCGCGTGCTCGAGCTGCCGGCGGGCTCGCGCGTCGTCGACACCGGCGGCAGCAAGGGCGGCCGTACGCTGTCCGACGCGGGCTTTCTCGCCGCCTGCTGGAACGTCGTCGGCGTGCCCGGGTACTACTGCGTCAACGAGTACGGCATGACCGAGCTCTGCTCGCAGTTCTACGACGACGTGCTCGCCGCGCGCTTCGCCGGTGAGAACCGTCCGCGCCGCAAGCTCGGCCCCGCGTGGACGCGGACGGTCGCGGTGGATCCGGCGACGCTCGCGCCGGTTCCCGACGGCGAGCCCGGCCTGCTCTGCCACTTCGACCTCGCGAACGCGGGGTCCGTGCTCGCGGTGCAGACCGAGGACGTCGGGGTCATGGAGGCCGACGGGCGCTTCCGTCTGCTCGGGCGGGCGCCCGGGGCGGAGCCGCGCGGCTGCGCGCTGGCGCTCGCCGACCTGCTCGCGGCGGCGCCGTGA
- a CDS encoding SDR family NAD(P)-dependent oxidoreductase: protein MLLQGKVAVVTGSGRGIGRGIALALAREGAAVVVNDVGASLDGRGSDQDPAAQVCREIEGFGGRAVPNYDSVSDYKAAKNIIQTALDTFGRIDILVNNAGIVRDRSIMKMTEEDFDAVIAVHLKGSFNCGSHAIPHMREQGFGRIINITSSAGLRGNFGQTNYSAAKAALMGITFTWSIELAKYGITVNALAPSGMTRMVSSMPGMESRPVSPEMNPDLNGPLVAFLASDRAAHVNGQIFGRRGYAFTIFQTPRPIASMYKEGGFTAQEIADQFDASLGEHLQQIGIPQTRRDTSGGAGAKK, encoded by the coding sequence ATGCTGCTTCAAGGCAAGGTCGCAGTCGTCACCGGATCCGGACGTGGTATCGGCCGCGGCATCGCGCTCGCGCTCGCGCGCGAGGGGGCTGCCGTCGTGGTGAACGACGTCGGCGCGTCGCTCGACGGACGCGGCTCCGACCAGGATCCCGCGGCGCAGGTGTGCCGCGAGATCGAGGGCTTCGGCGGCAGGGCGGTGCCGAACTACGATTCGGTGTCGGACTACAAGGCCGCCAAGAACATCATCCAGACCGCGCTCGACACCTTCGGTCGCATCGACATCCTGGTGAACAACGCCGGCATCGTCCGTGACCGCTCGATCATGAAGATGACCGAGGAGGACTTCGACGCGGTCATCGCGGTCCATCTCAAGGGCAGCTTCAACTGCGGGAGCCACGCGATCCCGCACATGCGCGAGCAGGGCTTCGGGCGCATCATCAACATCACCTCGAGCGCCGGGCTGCGCGGCAACTTCGGCCAGACCAACTACTCGGCGGCGAAGGCGGCGCTGATGGGCATCACCTTCACCTGGTCGATCGAGCTCGCGAAGTACGGGATCACCGTCAACGCGCTCGCGCCGTCGGGGATGACGCGCATGGTGAGCAGCATGCCGGGCATGGAGAGCCGTCCGGTGTCGCCGGAGATGAACCCGGATCTGAACGGTCCGCTGGTCGCCTTCCTCGCCTCGGACCGCGCGGCGCACGTCAACGGCCAGATCTTCGGGCGTCGCGGCTACGCCTTCACGATCTTCCAGACGCCGCGCCCGATCGCGTCGATGTACAAGGAGGGCGGCTTCACCGCGCAGGAGATCGCCGACCAGTTCGACGCCTCGCTCGGCGAGCACCTGCAGCAGATCGGCATCCCGCAGACGCGGCGGGACACGTCGGGGGGAGCGGGCGCGAAGAAGTGA
- a CDS encoding aminotransferase class III-fold pyridoxal phosphate-dependent enzyme translates to MKQARVGADLTAAGVAAMLERLQAAQRELARRDREDVLDALGRVAALWLEDAPRREAAAREIASATGYAPAMVETCLRRTFAAWSAPHLHRLFDEALAGVEVLPRGVPAERRTRRGARRVATEPSLVVTLLAQNTPGLAIAPVFRALGLRSAIVVKSARGEPTFAPLLARSIAEVDPRLGAACEAHTWPGGTAAVEDQLFAAASRVVVYGSAETVSAVRARVGERVVAYGPRVSVAVLAGESLPGFPERHARALAREVAFLDQRGCLSPQAVLVDARLDRHALGHALASELAAIEQEWPRRRLALEAATAFRRAVDAAEAEAAAGSGLELHGGVLEPWAVVVERSAKLRPTPLDRFVRLHPFQDVGELREALMPLRGLLECVGLEASDEVASEIAEECRALGAARICALDRMQDPPADWHGGGQPPLAALLDWSTVEPGADDRDEPTASSTTTDQPRSRLAADFRRYVAQTSDEPRGLEVVRARGARVFTADGRSYIDLLAGIGVASIGHAHPDVARAVARQAERYTHVMVYGEDVLEPQVEVARRLASLLPESLGVTYLTNSGAEAIEGALKLARKATRRERVLAFEGAFHGDTTGALALGGNPVYREPFRPLVAGVEHLRWNASSSLARIDDRVAAVFVEPVQAEAGVRIPDPDFLPRLAARCREVGALLVLDEVVTGLGRTGRWFAFEHWPGAVPDVLVLAKSLGGGLPLGAFIASPELMRVLSHDPPLGHVTTFGGNPVSCAAALASLDVLARERLPERAARLGAELLERLRALIGRGGLREVRGLGLLIGLEFDDPAATQRFVAGCRERGVLLGWTLHHDRVVRLAPPLSIPDADVEEALQAIAAALG, encoded by the coding sequence GTGAAGCAAGCGCGGGTTGGCGCGGACCTCACCGCGGCCGGGGTCGCCGCGATGCTCGAGCGCTTGCAGGCGGCGCAGCGCGAGCTCGCACGGCGCGATCGCGAAGACGTGCTCGACGCGCTCGGTCGCGTCGCCGCGCTGTGGCTCGAGGACGCGCCGCGACGCGAAGCCGCGGCGCGCGAGATCGCGAGCGCGACCGGCTACGCGCCGGCGATGGTCGAGACCTGCCTGCGCCGGACCTTCGCCGCGTGGAGCGCGCCGCACCTCCATCGCCTGTTCGACGAGGCGCTCGCCGGCGTCGAGGTGCTGCCGCGCGGCGTGCCGGCGGAGCGACGCACGCGGCGTGGCGCGCGTCGGGTCGCGACCGAGCCGAGCCTCGTCGTCACGCTGCTCGCGCAGAACACCCCGGGGCTCGCGATCGCACCCGTCTTCCGCGCGCTCGGGCTGCGCTCGGCGATCGTCGTCAAGTCGGCGCGCGGCGAGCCGACCTTCGCGCCGCTGCTCGCGCGCTCGATCGCGGAGGTCGATCCGCGGCTCGGCGCCGCGTGCGAGGCGCACACCTGGCCCGGCGGCACGGCGGCCGTCGAGGATCAGCTCTTCGCGGCGGCGAGCCGCGTCGTGGTCTACGGCAGCGCCGAGACCGTCTCCGCGGTGCGCGCGCGGGTCGGCGAGCGCGTCGTCGCGTACGGACCGCGGGTGAGCGTCGCGGTGCTGGCCGGCGAGTCGCTGCCCGGCTTTCCCGAGCGTCACGCGCGCGCGCTCGCGCGCGAGGTCGCCTTCCTCGACCAGCGCGGCTGCTTGTCGCCGCAGGCGGTGCTGGTCGACGCGCGCCTCGACCGTCACGCGCTCGGTCACGCGCTGGCGAGCGAGCTCGCGGCCATCGAGCAGGAGTGGCCGCGGCGGCGGCTCGCGCTCGAGGCCGCGACCGCCTTTCGCCGCGCGGTCGACGCCGCCGAGGCCGAGGCCGCGGCGGGCAGCGGTCTCGAGCTGCACGGTGGAGTGCTCGAGCCGTGGGCCGTCGTCGTCGAGCGCTCGGCGAAGCTGCGGCCGACGCCGCTCGACCGCTTCGTGCGCCTGCACCCGTTCCAGGACGTCGGCGAGCTTCGCGAAGCGCTCATGCCGCTGCGCGGCCTGCTCGAGTGCGTCGGGCTCGAAGCGTCGGACGAGGTCGCGAGCGAGATCGCGGAGGAGTGCCGGGCGCTCGGCGCGGCGCGGATCTGCGCGCTCGACCGCATGCAGGATCCGCCCGCCGACTGGCACGGCGGCGGGCAGCCGCCGCTCGCGGCGCTGCTCGACTGGAGCACCGTGGAGCCGGGCGCCGACGACCGCGACGAGCCGACTGCGTCCAGTACAACGACGGATCAGCCACGAAGCCGGCTTGCCGCGGACTTCCGGCGCTACGTCGCGCAGACCTCCGACGAGCCGCGCGGGCTCGAGGTGGTGCGCGCGCGCGGCGCGCGGGTCTTCACCGCCGACGGCCGCTCGTACATCGACCTGCTCGCCGGCATCGGCGTCGCGTCGATCGGGCACGCGCACCCGGACGTCGCGCGCGCCGTCGCGCGCCAGGCCGAGCGCTACACGCACGTGATGGTCTACGGCGAGGACGTGCTCGAGCCGCAGGTCGAGGTCGCGCGGCGCCTCGCGTCGCTCCTGCCCGAGTCGCTCGGCGTGACATACTTGACGAACAGCGGCGCCGAGGCGATCGAAGGCGCGCTCAAGCTCGCGCGCAAGGCGACGCGGCGCGAGCGCGTGCTCGCCTTCGAGGGCGCGTTCCACGGCGACACGACGGGCGCGCTCGCGCTCGGCGGCAACCCGGTCTATCGCGAGCCGTTCCGTCCGCTGGTCGCCGGCGTCGAGCACCTGCGCTGGAACGCGAGCTCGTCGCTCGCCCGCATCGACGACCGGGTCGCCGCGGTCTTCGTCGAGCCCGTGCAGGCAGAAGCCGGCGTGCGGATCCCCGACCCGGACTTCCTGCCGCGTCTCGCGGCGCGCTGCCGCGAGGTCGGCGCCCTTCTCGTGCTTGACGAGGTGGTGACCGGCCTCGGGCGCACCGGACGCTGGTTCGCGTTCGAGCACTGGCCGGGCGCCGTGCCGGACGTGCTCGTGCTCGCGAAGTCGCTCGGCGGCGGGCTGCCGCTCGGCGCCTTCATCGCGTCGCCCGAGCTGATGCGCGTGCTGTCGCACGACCCGCCGCTCGGCCACGTGACGACCTTCGGCGGCAACCCGGTGTCGTGCGCGGCGGCGCTCGCGAGCCTCGACGTGCTGGCGCGCGAGCGCCTGCCCGAGCGCGCGGCGCGCCTCGGCGCGGAGCTGCTCGAGCGCCTGCGCGCCCTGATCGGACGCGGCGGCTTGCGCGAGGTGCGCGGGCTCGGCCTGCTGATCGGCCTCGAGTTCGACGACCCCGCGGCGACGCAGCGCTTCGTCGCCGGCTGTCGCGAGCGCGGCGTGCTGCTCGGCTGGACGCTGCACCACGATCGCGTGGTGCGCCTCGCGCCGCCGCTCAGCATCCCCGACGCGGACGTCGAGGAAGCGCTGCAGGCGATCGCCGCGGCGCTCGGCTGA
- a CDS encoding tetratricopeptide repeat protein, producing MPSKEELYDEGLDLAFEGRYRDAIEKYRAALEIDPTYADAVHALAMAHAELEELDEAIEVGKRLCELVPDDILAFTSLSTFYQRKGMIKEAEEAAAKAKILDWKRQLAEQKKADGNGS from the coding sequence ATGCCGTCCAAGGAAGAGCTCTACGACGAGGGGCTCGACCTCGCCTTCGAAGGCCGCTACCGCGACGCGATCGAGAAGTACCGCGCCGCGCTCGAGATCGATCCGACCTACGCCGACGCGGTGCACGCGCTGGCGATGGCGCACGCCGAGCTCGAGGAGCTCGACGAGGCGATCGAGGTCGGCAAGCGGCTCTGCGAGCTGGTGCCGGACGACATCCTGGCCTTCACCAGCCTGTCGACCTTCTACCAGCGCAAGGGGATGATCAAGGAAGCCGAGGAGGCGGCGGCCAAGGCCAAGATCCTCGACTGGAAGCGTCAGCTCGCCGAGCAGAAGAAGGCGGACGGGAACGGGAGCTGA
- a CDS encoding AMP-binding protein, producing the protein MLLLGEIVRRHARYRGRRLAYVLDHADGRTERVTYAELDEGTNRLAHVLAARGVRRGDRVAILAHNCVEYPWTYFACCKLGAIVVPLNTRSKPDEIRQAIELAEPRVALVGADFADEVAALRRAGRLPHVEDVLLIDDARPDARHAPFARLAPLLAEAPTSEPAPADSPDERDPHVMLFTSGTTGVPKGALLSQRSYFLQAGLTQSMTGLTDGDVVLSMFPMFHMGGWATPLGTWAIGGSVVIMRKADPRAMLAAVARERVSYLYAVPTLYNAMLALPDFESFDLSSLRLLGGGTAYMPPEQIERILRAFGVDSMVVLYGQTEAGPVTALRPRDLLRKAGSVGTPVNDVDVRVIDADGRDVPPGVPGEIVVKSDFTMLGYWRMPEATAEAFAGGWLHTGDQGMWDDDGFLWVVGRLKEMIKTGGENVYPAEVEAVLLRHEGIAECSVVGVPDPDWGESVLAVVVPRAGVALEERDVIEFVRERLAGFKKPRWVRFVDELPRTASTQKVQKALLVDRFLQGW; encoded by the coding sequence GTGCTGCTGCTCGGCGAGATCGTTCGTCGCCACGCACGCTACCGAGGACGGCGCCTGGCGTACGTCCTCGATCACGCCGACGGGCGCACGGAGCGCGTCACCTACGCCGAGCTCGACGAGGGCACGAACCGTCTCGCGCACGTGCTCGCCGCACGTGGCGTGCGACGCGGCGACCGCGTCGCGATCCTCGCGCACAACTGCGTCGAGTACCCGTGGACGTACTTCGCGTGCTGCAAGCTCGGGGCGATCGTCGTGCCGCTCAACACGCGCAGCAAGCCGGACGAGATCCGCCAGGCAATCGAGCTCGCGGAGCCGCGCGTCGCGCTCGTTGGCGCCGACTTCGCGGACGAGGTCGCGGCGCTGCGCCGCGCAGGTCGCCTGCCACACGTCGAGGACGTGCTGCTGATCGACGACGCACGCCCGGACGCGAGACACGCGCCGTTCGCGCGCCTCGCGCCGCTGCTCGCGGAAGCCCCGACGAGCGAGCCCGCGCCCGCAGACTCGCCCGACGAGCGCGACCCGCACGTCATGCTGTTCACCAGCGGCACGACCGGCGTTCCCAAGGGCGCCCTGCTCTCGCAGCGCAGCTACTTCCTGCAGGCCGGCCTCACCCAGTCGATGACCGGCCTCACCGACGGCGACGTCGTCCTCAGCATGTTCCCGATGTTCCACATGGGCGGGTGGGCGACGCCGCTCGGCACCTGGGCGATCGGCGGCAGCGTGGTGATCATGCGCAAGGCCGACCCGCGTGCCATGCTGGCGGCCGTCGCGCGCGAGCGGGTTTCCTACCTCTACGCCGTGCCGACGCTGTACAACGCGATGCTCGCCCTTCCGGATTTCGAAAGCTTCGACCTGTCGTCGCTGCGTCTGCTCGGCGGCGGGACGGCCTACATGCCACCCGAGCAGATCGAGCGCATCCTGCGGGCCTTCGGCGTCGATTCGATGGTGGTGTTGTACGGTCAGACCGAGGCCGGTCCGGTGACCGCGCTGCGACCGCGCGACCTGCTGCGCAAGGCGGGCTCGGTCGGCACGCCGGTCAACGACGTCGACGTCCGCGTGATCGACGCCGACGGTCGCGACGTGCCGCCCGGCGTCCCGGGCGAGATCGTCGTCAAGAGCGACTTCACCATGCTCGGCTACTGGCGCATGCCCGAGGCCACGGCCGAGGCGTTCGCCGGCGGCTGGCTGCACACCGGCGATCAGGGCATGTGGGACGACGACGGCTTCCTCTGGGTCGTCGGCCGGCTGAAGGAGATGATCAAGACGGGTGGCGAGAACGTGTACCCCGCCGAGGTCGAGGCGGTGCTGCTGCGTCACGAGGGCATCGCCGAGTGCTCCGTGGTCGGCGTGCCCGACCCGGACTGGGGCGAATCGGTGCTCGCCGTCGTCGTGCCACGTGCGGGCGTCGCGCTCGAGGAGCGCGACGTGATCGAGTTCGTCCGCGAGCGGCTCGCCGGCTTCAAGAAGCCGCGCTGGGTGCGCTTCGTCGACGAGCTACCGCGGACCGCCTCGACGCAAAAGGTGCAGAAGGCGTTGCTCGTCGACCGCTTCCTCCAGGGCTGGTGA
- the prfB gene encoding peptide chain release factor 2 (programmed frameshift), translating into MLLSEGRERLADLETRVDALGGIFDVARLSERAKELDELAARDDLWNNAEKAQAILRERASVQNKLGSLRRLEEGLEEIKVYLEMAAEGEEEALAEAATRLEQVEKETSKLEFARMLSGEHDAANAIVTIHPGAGGTESQDWAEMLLRMLLRWAERHGYKTEIVEVTPGEGAGIKSATFTVEGEYAYGYLRAESGVHRLVRISPFDANARRQTSFAAILVTPEIEEDIEIEIRDEDLRIDTYRSSGAGGQHVNKTDSAVRITHLPTGIVVACQNERSQHKNKAMAMKILRSRLYELELEKQREKKEQITGQKREINFGSQIRSYVLHPYRMVKDHRTGVEVGNTDAVLDGDLDQFIEAELLRQAGGRENGAAEADKAGARA; encoded by the exons ATGCTTCTCTCCGAAGGACGTGAACGCCTCGCCGACCTCGAGACGCGCGTAGACGCGCTC GGAGGCATCTTTGACGTCGCTCGGCTGAGCGAGCGCGCAAAGGAGCTCGACGAGCTCGCCGCGCGCGACGATCTCTGGAACAACGCCGAGAAGGCGCAAGCCATCCTGCGCGAGCGCGCCTCGGTGCAGAACAAGCTCGGCAGCCTGCGCCGGCTCGAGGAGGGGCTCGAGGAGATCAAGGTCTACCTCGAGATGGCGGCCGAGGGCGAAGAGGAAGCGCTCGCCGAGGCGGCGACGCGCCTCGAGCAGGTCGAGAAGGAGACCTCCAAGCTCGAGTTCGCCCGCATGCTGAGCGGCGAGCACGACGCGGCGAACGCGATCGTCACCATCCACCCGGGCGCCGGCGGCACCGAGTCGCAGGACTGGGCGGAGATGCTGCTCCGCATGCTGCTGCGCTGGGCCGAGCGTCACGGCTACAAGACCGAGATCGTCGAGGTGACGCCCGGTGAGGGCGCGGGCATCAAGAGCGCGACCTTCACCGTCGAGGGCGAGTACGCGTACGGCTACCTGCGCGCGGAGAGCGGCGTGCACCGCCTGGTGCGCATCTCGCCGTTCGACGCGAACGCACGCCGTCAGACGTCGTTCGCTGCGATCCTCGTCACGCCCGAGATCGAGGAAGACATCGAGATCGAGATCCGCGACGAGGACCTGCGCATCGACACGTACCGCTCGTCCGGCGCCGGCGGCCAGCACGTCAACAAGACCGACTCCGCCGTGCGCATCACGCACCTTCCGACCGGCATCGTCGTCGCCTGCCAGAACGAGCGCTCGCAGCACAAGAACAAGGCGATGGCGATGAAGATCCTGCGCTCGCGCCTCTACGAGCTCGAGCTCGAGAAGCAGCGCGAGAAGAAGGAGCAGATCACCGGCCAGAAGCGCGAGATCAACTTCGGCAGCCAGATCCGCTCGTACGTCCTGCACCCCTACCGCATGGTCAAGGACCACCGCACCGGCGTCGAGGTCGGCAACACGGACGCGGTGCTCGACGGCGACCTCGATCAGTTCATCGAGGCCGAGCTGCTGCGTCAGGCGGGCGGTCGGGAGAACGGCGCCGCGGAAGCCGACAAGGCGGGCGCGCGCGCCTAG
- a CDS encoding lipoate protein ligase C-terminal domain-containing protein has product MSARSLLISHASGATPDVQRRRERALLEAGALGELHLHASTLAGEVLGLGAFHLEPGPRGEPGTALLWRRSTGGRAIAAGDGFLLVTLGLPHRSALVADDRWALAPEQVMNRCVRGLLAWLRKLGVDPVYPGLDLVTASRRALAHVSFAEGEAGPTLFQAIVALRTSLATTPALLDRVDPQGVVPAHLLSSSQVTTLAELQGTEAQGEIDLAAIAAQIAAAYAEVFDLETEELDDEVTKLMLAEDPGPLAYVPRALAADARVEVAHGLLGPVTAAAHVEHGVVADFALTGDFLAPPSAIRELAQRLIGGPATASAAADALRDVLDGRRNYLLGLRPAELHALVARGVGAS; this is encoded by the coding sequence GTGAGCGCGCGCTCCCTGCTGATCAGCCACGCGAGCGGCGCGACCCCGGACGTCCAGCGCCGACGGGAGCGTGCGCTGCTCGAGGCCGGCGCCCTCGGCGAGCTTCACCTGCACGCGTCGACGCTCGCCGGCGAGGTCCTCGGGCTCGGCGCCTTCCACCTCGAGCCCGGCCCGCGCGGGGAGCCGGGGACGGCGCTGCTCTGGCGGCGATCGACCGGCGGGCGCGCGATCGCGGCCGGTGACGGCTTCCTGCTGGTCACGCTCGGGCTGCCGCACCGCTCGGCGCTGGTCGCCGACGACCGCTGGGCGCTCGCGCCGGAGCAGGTGATGAACCGCTGCGTGCGCGGGCTTCTCGCGTGGCTGCGCAAGCTCGGCGTCGACCCGGTCTATCCGGGGCTCGACCTCGTGACCGCGTCGCGACGTGCGCTCGCGCACGTGAGCTTCGCCGAGGGCGAGGCGGGGCCGACGCTGTTCCAGGCGATCGTCGCGCTGCGCACGTCGCTCGCGACCACGCCCGCGCTGCTCGACCGCGTCGATCCGCAGGGCGTCGTGCCCGCGCACCTGCTATCGAGCTCGCAGGTGACGACGCTCGCCGAGCTGCAGGGGACCGAGGCGCAGGGGGAGATCGATCTCGCCGCGATCGCGGCGCAGATCGCAGCCGCCTACGCCGAGGTCTTCGACCTCGAGACCGAGGAGCTCGACGACGAGGTCACGAAGCTGATGCTCGCCGAGGATCCAGGACCGCTCGCGTACGTGCCACGCGCGCTCGCCGCGGACGCGCGGGTCGAGGTCGCGCACGGCTTGCTCGGACCGGTGACCGCGGCCGCGCACGTCGAGCACGGCGTGGTCGCGGACTTCGCGCTGACCGGCGACTTCCTCGCGCCGCCTTCCGCGATCCGCGAGCTCGCGCAGCGGTTGATCGGCGGTCCCGCGACGGCGAGCGCCGCCGCCGACGCACTGCGCGACGTCCTCGACGGACGGCGCAACTACCTCCTCGGGCTGCGCCCGGCGGAGCTGCACGCGCTGGTCGCGCGCGGGGTGGGCGCGTCGTGA